In the genome of Quercus robur chromosome 3, dhQueRobu3.1, whole genome shotgun sequence, one region contains:
- the LOC126718217 gene encoding putative calcium-binding protein CML19: MNKCSAYNRVFQHFDEDKDGKISALELCRCIESIGGGLLMEEAETVIESLDSDGGGLLGSEDFVGLMESGSEEEKIKDLREAFEMYDTDGAECITPKSLKSMLSRLGESRALEECVVMINQFDLDGNGVLNFEEFKDMMIH; this comes from the coding sequence ATGAACAAATGCAGTGCATACAACCGTGTATTCCAACATTTTGATGAAGACAAAGATGGTAAAATCTCAGCCCTGGAACTGTGTCGTTGCATTGAATCAATAGGTGGCGGGTTGCTGATGGAAGAGGCTGAGACAGTGATTGAATCCTTGGACTCAGATGGAGGTGGGTTGCTGGGGTCGGAGGATTTTGTTGGTTTAATGGAAAGTGGGagtgaagaagagaaaataaaggacTTGAGAGAAGCCTTTGAGATGTATGACACAGATGGAGCCGAATGCATCACACCAAAGAGTCTGAAGAGTATGCTTAGCCGACTTGGCGAGTCAAGAGCCCTTGAAGAATGTGTTGTTATGATTAACCAGTTTGATCTTGATGGCAATGGGGTGCTTAATTTTGAAGAGTTCAAGGACATGATGATACATTGA